From Streptomyces sp. TLI_105, the proteins below share one genomic window:
- a CDS encoding arylamine N-acetyltransferase, translating into MWSGDELDLDAYLARIGYDIERDGELAPDPRTLAALHRAHVAAVPFENLDVALGRPVPLDLKSLQGKLVERRRGGYCYEQNSLFAAALERIGFQVAGRGARNRSRGATLPPVTHAVLAVTVEGEQWLADVGFGWQGLLEPVPLRDGARVEQGGWTFGVHVEDEGIHVLRSLRPEGWKDLYAFSPQAYHPGDFTVLNHYSSSHPQSRFLGQVVAQRPGADAGRSLLRATLSILRPDGSAEERIVTADELAATLEVEFGIELDAEERAGLERLHAEGA; encoded by the coding sequence TTGTGGAGCGGTGACGAGCTGGATCTCGACGCATATCTGGCTCGAATCGGATACGACATCGAGCGGGACGGGGAACTCGCCCCGGATCCGAGGACCTTGGCGGCCCTTCACCGGGCGCATGTCGCGGCCGTTCCGTTCGAGAACCTCGACGTCGCCCTCGGGCGGCCGGTTCCCCTGGACCTGAAGAGCCTCCAGGGCAAACTCGTCGAGCGGCGCCGGGGAGGCTACTGCTACGAGCAGAACTCCCTCTTCGCGGCGGCCCTCGAACGGATCGGCTTCCAGGTGGCCGGCCGCGGCGCGCGCAACCGCTCGAGGGGCGCGACGCTGCCGCCGGTCACCCACGCGGTCCTCGCGGTCACGGTCGAAGGCGAACAGTGGCTCGCCGACGTCGGGTTCGGCTGGCAGGGACTGCTGGAGCCCGTGCCGCTGCGGGACGGCGCACGCGTGGAGCAGGGCGGCTGGACGTTCGGCGTCCACGTCGAGGACGAGGGCATCCACGTGCTGCGCTCGCTGCGGCCGGAGGGCTGGAAGGACCTGTACGCGTTCTCGCCCCAGGCGTACCACCCCGGTGACTTCACCGTCCTGAACCACTACAGCTCCAGCCATCCGCAGTCGCGCTTCCTCGGCCAGGTCGTGGCCCAGCGGCCGGGCGCGGACGCCGGCAGATCCCTGCTGCGCGCGACGCTCTCGATCCTGCGCCCGGACGGATCGGCCGAGGAGCGGATCGTGACCGCCGACGAGTTGGCCGCGACCCTGGAGGTCGAATTCGGCATCGAACTGGACGCCGAGGAGCGCGCGGGTCTGGAGCGACTGCACGCGGAGGGAGCCTGA
- a CDS encoding ADP-ribosylglycohydrolase family protein produces MTADSSFDRRFDRALASLRGLSVGDALGSQFFVPSHYPLLKRRELPAGPWQWTDDTEMACSVLAVLVHHDRIDQDALARSFAEHHDFDRGYGPAVNRMLRLIREGGDWRELAAALFNGQGSWGNGAAMRIAPLGAWYADDPEQATHQAEISAYTTHQHREAVVGAMAVAAAAAIAADPAGPPTPEALLDGVIALVPRSAVGAGLRRARDMLDYGDPGTVAAVLGSGRRTSAHDTVPFALWSAARGLGDFERVFWTTAQVGGDVDTTCAIAGGVVASTAAGAPPEDWLRQTEDLPGWVPEGAA; encoded by the coding sequence ATGACCGCTGACTCCTCATTCGACCGGCGCTTCGACCGCGCCCTGGCCAGCCTGCGCGGGCTGTCCGTGGGAGACGCCCTGGGCTCCCAGTTCTTCGTACCCTCCCACTACCCCCTGCTGAAGCGGCGCGAGCTCCCCGCCGGCCCCTGGCAGTGGACCGACGACACCGAGATGGCCTGCTCCGTCCTGGCCGTCCTCGTCCACCACGACCGCATCGACCAGGACGCCCTGGCCCGGTCCTTCGCGGAGCACCACGACTTCGACCGAGGCTACGGCCCTGCCGTCAACCGGATGCTCCGGCTCATCCGTGAGGGGGGCGACTGGCGCGAGCTGGCCGCCGCGCTCTTCAACGGACAGGGATCCTGGGGCAACGGCGCCGCGATGCGGATCGCCCCGCTGGGCGCCTGGTACGCCGACGACCCCGAGCAGGCGACGCACCAGGCCGAGATCTCCGCGTACACGACCCACCAGCACCGGGAGGCCGTGGTGGGCGCCATGGCCGTCGCCGCCGCGGCCGCGATCGCCGCCGACCCCGCCGGACCGCCCACGCCCGAGGCGCTGCTCGACGGGGTCATCGCCCTGGTGCCGCGCAGCGCGGTCGGGGCGGGCCTGCGCAGGGCCCGCGACATGCTCGACTACGGCGACCCCGGCACGGTCGCCGCGGTCCTCGGCAGCGGCCGCCGGACGAGTGCCCATGACACGGTCCCCTTCGCGCTCTGGTCGGCAGCACGCGGGCTCGGTGACTTCGAGCGGGTGTTCTGGACGACCGCGCAGGTCGGCGGCGACGTCGACACGACCTGCGCCATCGCCGGCGGAGTGGTCGCCTCCACCGCGGCCGGCGCGCCGCCGGAGGACTGGCTCC
- a CDS encoding ATP-dependent DNA helicase, with translation MTKPSLPDLLHAAVSAVGGTERPGQVTMAEAVAEAIDDNSHLLVQAGTGTGKSLGYLVPALAQGERVVVATATLALQRQLVERDLPRTVEALHPQLRRRPQFAMLKGRSNYLCLHRLHEGVPQDEEDGLFDPFEAAAPSSKLGQDLLRLRDWSDETETGDRDDLTPGVSDKAWAQVSVSSRECLGASKCAYGPECFAEAARERAKLADVVVTNHALLAIDAIEGAPVLPQHEVLIVDEAHELVSRVTGVATGELTPGQVNRAVRRAAKLVDEKTADQLQTAAEGFERVMELALPGRLEEIPEDLAYALMALRDAARAVITALGNTRDRAVQDEDAVRKQAMASVETVHGVAERITQGSEYDVVWYERHDRFGASLRVAPLTVSGLLREKLFTERSVVLASATLKLGGDFNGVGASLGLAPEGTTGDDLPVWKGIDVGSPFDYPKQGILYVAKHLSRPARDGERGDMLDELTELMQAAGGRTLGLFSSMRAAQQAAEELRSRVPELPILLQGEDTLGELIKNFAADPKTCLFGTLSLWQGVDVPGPSCQLVVMDKIPFPRPDDPLMSARQKAVEEAGGNGFMAVAATHAALLMAQGAGRLVRATGDRGVVAVLDPRLATARYGSYLKASLPDFWYTTDRNQVRKSLAAIDAASKTAG, from the coding sequence ATGACGAAGCCATCCCTCCCCGACCTCCTCCACGCCGCCGTCTCCGCCGTCGGCGGCACGGAGCGGCCCGGCCAGGTCACCATGGCCGAGGCCGTGGCCGAGGCCATCGACGACAACTCCCACCTCCTCGTCCAGGCCGGCACCGGCACGGGCAAGTCGCTCGGCTACCTAGTGCCGGCGCTGGCCCAGGGCGAGCGGGTGGTGGTGGCCACGGCCACCCTGGCGCTCCAGCGCCAGCTCGTCGAGCGCGATCTTCCCCGGACGGTCGAGGCGCTGCACCCGCAGCTTCGCCGCCGGCCGCAGTTCGCCATGCTCAAGGGCCGGTCGAACTACCTCTGCCTGCACCGGCTCCACGAGGGTGTCCCGCAGGACGAGGAGGACGGCCTCTTCGACCCCTTCGAGGCGGCCGCGCCCAGCAGCAAGCTGGGCCAGGACCTGCTGCGGCTGCGGGACTGGTCGGACGAGACGGAGACCGGCGACCGGGACGACCTGACGCCCGGCGTCTCCGACAAGGCCTGGGCCCAGGTCTCGGTCTCCTCCCGGGAGTGCCTCGGCGCGAGCAAGTGCGCGTACGGGCCGGAGTGCTTCGCCGAGGCGGCCCGCGAGCGCGCCAAGCTCGCGGACGTCGTCGTCACCAACCACGCCCTGCTCGCCATCGACGCCATCGAGGGCGCCCCGGTGCTCCCGCAGCACGAGGTGCTGATCGTCGACGAGGCCCATGAGCTGGTGTCCCGGGTCACGGGTGTCGCCACCGGCGAGCTCACCCCGGGCCAGGTCAACCGTGCCGTGCGCCGGGCCGCGAAGCTCGTGGACGAGAAGACGGCCGACCAGCTGCAGACCGCCGCGGAGGGCTTCGAGCGGGTCATGGAGCTGGCGCTGCCGGGTCGCCTGGAGGAGATCCCGGAGGACCTGGCGTACGCGTTGATGGCGCTGCGGGACGCGGCCCGTGCCGTGATCACGGCACTGGGCAACACCCGGGACCGGGCCGTGCAGGACGAGGACGCGGTCCGCAAGCAGGCCATGGCCTCGGTGGAGACCGTGCACGGCGTGGCGGAGCGGATCACCCAGGGTTCCGAGTACGACGTCGTCTGGTACGAGCGTCACGACCGGTTCGGGGCCTCGCTGCGGGTCGCGCCGCTGACGGTCTCCGGCCTGCTGCGGGAGAAGCTGTTCACGGAGCGGTCCGTGGTGCTCGCCTCGGCCACGCTCAAGCTCGGCGGCGACTTCAACGGGGTCGGGGCGTCGCTCGGCCTGGCTCCCGAGGGCACCACGGGCGACGACCTGCCGGTCTGGAAGGGCATCGACGTCGGCTCCCCGTTCGACTATCCGAAGCAGGGCATCCTGTACGTCGCCAAGCACCTCTCGCGCCCCGCGCGCGACGGGGAGCGGGGTGACATGCTCGACGAGCTCACCGAGCTGATGCAGGCGGCCGGCGGGCGGACCCTCGGTCTCTTCTCCTCCATGCGTGCCGCGCAGCAGGCGGCGGAGGAGCTGCGGAGCCGGGTGCCGGAGCTGCCGATCCTGCTCCAGGGCGAGGACACGCTGGGCGAGCTGATCAAGAACTTCGCGGCCGACCCGAAGACCTGTCTCTTCGGCACGCTCTCGCTCTGGCAGGGCGTGGACGTCCCGGGGCCCAGCTGTCAGCTGGTCGTCATGGACAAGATCCCGTTCCCGCGCCCCGACGATCCGTTGATGAGCGCCCGGCAGAAGGCCGTCGAGGAGGCCGGCGGGAACGGCTTCATGGCGGTCGCGGCGACCCATGCGGCCCTGCTGATGGCCCAGGGCGCCGGTCGGCTGGTGCGGGCCACCGGCGACCGGGGCGTCGTGGCGGTCCTCGATCCCCGGCTGGCCACCGCTCGCTACGGCAGCTATCTGAAGGCCTCGCTGCCCGATTTCTGGTACACGACGGACCGCAACCAGGTCCGGAAGTCGCTCGCGGCCATCGACGCCGCCTCGAAGACGGCGGGCTAG
- a CDS encoding histidine phosphatase family protein, protein MARPRRIVLVRHGESEGNVDDTVYEREPDHALRLTETGRRQAEETGERLRELFGEEPVSVYVSPYRRTHETLRAFRLPAKQVRVREEPRLREQDWGNWQEREDVRLQKAYRDAYGHFFYRFAQGESGADVYDRVGAFLESLYRSFEAPDHPPNVLLVTHGLTMRLFCMRWFHWTVADFESLSNPGNAETRTLLLGEDGRYRLDRPFERWRTPEPYGPTG, encoded by the coding sequence ATGGCACGACCGCGGCGCATCGTTCTCGTACGGCACGGAGAGTCCGAGGGCAATGTCGATGACACGGTGTACGAACGCGAGCCCGATCATGCCCTGAGGCTGACCGAGACCGGCCGGCGCCAGGCCGAGGAGACGGGGGAGCGGCTGCGGGAGCTCTTCGGCGAGGAACCGGTCAGCGTCTACGTCTCGCCGTACCGCCGCACCCATGAGACCCTCCGGGCCTTCCGGCTCCCCGCCAAGCAGGTCCGGGTGCGGGAGGAGCCCAGGCTCCGGGAGCAGGACTGGGGCAACTGGCAGGAACGCGAGGACGTGCGCCTGCAGAAGGCCTACCGGGACGCGTACGGCCACTTCTTCTACCGCTTCGCCCAGGGCGAGTCCGGCGCCGACGTCTACGACCGCGTCGGCGCCTTCCTGGAGAGCCTGTACCGCAGTTTCGAGGCGCCCGACCATCCGCCCAACGTCCTGCTCGTCACCCACGGGCTGACCATGCGGCTGTTCTGCATGCGCTGGTTCCACTGGACGGTCGCGGACTTCGAGTCGCTGTCGAATCCCGGCAACGCCGAGACCCGCACGCTCCTGCTCGGAGAGGACGGCCGGTACCGTCTGGACAGGCCGTTCGAACGCTGGCGCACCCCGGAACCGTACGGCCCCACCGGATAG
- a CDS encoding TerD family protein, translating into MSGLNKGVGRVEVTLKWDPAPAGAPAHDLDLVAGVFAAGDPHGAPVHLVHFGSRSPDGTITLHRDSRTGQGFGYDEAMTLELDRLDARYARVVVGVAIQQGGGRLTFGDIANTGIRVREGYTDLLTHDFADVPGARSATVVEFTRDEANGWSYHSITRGFDADPQTFGTLLGSAVS; encoded by the coding sequence ATGAGCGGACTCAACAAAGGGGTGGGACGCGTCGAGGTCACGCTCAAGTGGGACCCCGCCCCGGCCGGCGCGCCGGCCCATGACCTGGATCTCGTCGCCGGGGTCTTCGCCGCGGGCGACCCGCACGGCGCGCCGGTCCATCTGGTGCACTTCGGCAGTCGCTCCCCGGACGGCACGATCACGCTCCACCGCGACAGCCGTACGGGCCAGGGATTCGGCTACGACGAGGCCATGACCCTGGAGCTGGACCGGCTGGACGCGCGGTACGCGCGCGTGGTGGTGGGCGTGGCCATACAACAGGGCGGCGGGCGGCTGACCTTCGGCGACATAGCGAACACGGGCATACGGGTACGCGAGGGCTACACCGACCTGCTGACCCATGACTTCGCGGACGTCCCCGGGGCCCGTTCGGCGACGGTCGTGGAATTCACCCGTGACGAGGCGAACGGCTGGTCGTACCACTCGATCACCCGCGGCTTCGACGCCGACCCGCAGACCTTCGGCACGCTCCTGGGCTCCGCGGTGTCCTGA
- a CDS encoding YdbC family protein codes for MLVKWIRCTVVDRRGFERGQRKWAGLLGEPGFRGQGGGWSRGRPDVAHIFAFWESRAFYDSFMARSHDRLAAAQVGTFKDIQVKLFDHRFDVKTGFEPRFADADVARVAHCRVHEDRAEHFALMQEKVWNPAMAGSPGMLRGLFGEAPGSEFLVLSMWQSAAEHGKYRVERVERLGLRARTAADVAALNGDVVQLESSWTV; via the coding sequence GTGCTGGTCAAGTGGATTCGCTGCACCGTGGTGGACCGTCGAGGGTTCGAGCGGGGGCAGCGGAAATGGGCGGGGCTGCTCGGTGAGCCGGGATTCCGGGGACAGGGCGGCGGGTGGAGCCGGGGTCGCCCGGACGTCGCCCACATCTTCGCGTTCTGGGAGAGCCGGGCCTTCTACGACTCGTTCATGGCGCGGTCGCACGATCGTCTCGCGGCCGCGCAAGTGGGTACGTTCAAGGACATCCAGGTCAAGCTCTTCGACCACCGCTTCGACGTGAAGACCGGCTTCGAGCCGCGGTTCGCCGATGCCGACGTGGCGCGGGTGGCGCACTGCCGGGTCCACGAGGACCGTGCCGAGCACTTCGCGCTCATGCAGGAGAAGGTGTGGAATCCGGCCATGGCAGGGTCTCCCGGCATGCTGCGGGGCCTGTTCGGCGAAGCGCCCGGCAGCGAGTTCCTGGTGCTCTCGATGTGGCAGTCCGCCGCCGAGCACGGAAAGTACCGGGTCGAACGCGTGGAGCGGCTCGGACTGCGGGCCCGTACCGCGGCCGACGTGGCGGCGCTGAACGGAGACGTGGTGCAGCTCGAATCCTCCTGGACGGTCTGA
- the nrdR gene encoding transcriptional regulator NrdR — MHCPFCRHPDSRVVDSRTTDDGTSIRRRRQCPDCSRRFTTVETCSLMVVKRSGVTEPFSRTKVISGVRKACQGRPVTEDALAKLGQRVEEAVRATGSAELTTHDVGLAILGPLQELDLVAYLRFASVYKAFDSLEDFEAAIAELRVRPPAENRGTGATPEVPVPATAAD; from the coding sequence ATGCACTGCCCCTTCTGCAGGCACCCCGACAGCCGCGTCGTCGACAGTCGCACCACCGACGACGGGACGTCGATCCGACGCCGTCGCCAGTGCCCCGACTGCTCCCGTCGTTTCACGACGGTGGAGACGTGCTCGCTCATGGTGGTGAAGCGTTCCGGCGTCACCGAGCCCTTCAGTCGCACCAAGGTCATCTCCGGTGTGCGCAAGGCGTGCCAGGGGCGACCGGTCACCGAGGACGCCCTCGCCAAGCTCGGCCAGCGGGTCGAGGAGGCGGTGCGCGCCACCGGGAGCGCCGAGCTGACCACCCACGACGTGGGTCTGGCCATCCTCGGCCCCTTGCAGGAGCTCGACCTCGTCGCCTACCTGCGCTTCGCGTCCGTGTACAAGGCTTTCGACAGCCTCGAAGACTTCGAGGCCGCCATCGCGGAACTCCGCGTGCGGCCTCCCGCTGAGAACCGCGGGACCGGTGCGACCCCAGAGGTCCCCGTTCCCGCCACCGCCGCCGACTGA
- a CDS encoding vitamin B12-dependent ribonucleotide reductase, with product MTETASGPARGSRTKGTKSASKGLRIERIHTTPGVHPYDEVTWERRDVVMTNWRDGSINFEQRGVEFPDFWSVNAVNIVTSKYFRGAVGTPQRETGLKQLIDRIVKTYTKAGEDYGYFASPADAEIFEHELAYALLHQIFSFNSPVWFNVGTPQPQQVSACFILSVDDSMESILDWYKEEGMIFKGGSGAGLNLSRIRSSKELLSSGGNASGPVSFMRGADASAGTIKSGGATRRAAKMVILDVDHPDIEDFIETKVKEEEKIRALRDAGFDMDLGGDDITSVQYQNANNSVRVNDEFMKAVESGGKFGLRARMTGEVIEEVEAKALFRKMAEAAWACADPGIQYDDTINHWHTCPESGRINGSNPCSEYMHLDNTSCNLASLNLMKFLKDDGKGNQSFEVERFAKVVELVITAMDISICFADFPTQKIGENTRAYRQLGIGYANLGALLMATGHAYDSDGGRALAGAITSLMTGTSYKRSAELAAVVGPYDGYALNAEPHQRVMRQHADENTKAVRMDDLDSPIWAAATEAWQDVIRLGAKNGFRNAQASVIAPTGTIGLAMSCDTTGLEPDLALVKFKKLVGGGSMQIVNGTVPQALRRLGYQEEQIEAIVAHIAEHGNVIDAPGLKTEHYEVFDCAMGERSISAMGHVRMMAAIQPWISGALSKTVNLPETATVEDVEEVYFEAWKMGVKALAIYRDNCKVGQPLSAKKKEDEKAQVTAKSEATIREAVEKVVEYRPVRKRLPKGRPGITTSFTVGGAEGYMTANSYPDDGLGEVFLKMSKQGSTLAGMMDAFSIAVSVGLQYGVPLETYVSKFTNMRFEPAGMTDDPDVRMAQSIVDYIFRRLALDFLPFETRSALGIHSAEERQRHLDTGSYEQPDDEDVDVEALAQSAPRAQELKAVAAPAPVVKAEVPAPKQAHTSAELVEMQLGISADAPLCFSCGTKMQRAGSCYICEGCGSTSGCS from the coding sequence ATGACAGAGACGGCGAGCGGCCCGGCACGCGGTTCCCGCACCAAGGGAACCAAGTCGGCGAGCAAGGGCCTGCGCATCGAGCGCATCCACACCACCCCCGGCGTGCATCCGTACGACGAGGTGACGTGGGAGCGCCGGGACGTCGTCATGACCAACTGGCGCGACGGCTCGATCAACTTCGAGCAGCGCGGCGTCGAGTTCCCCGACTTCTGGTCGGTGAACGCGGTCAACATCGTCACCAGCAAGTACTTCCGCGGTGCGGTCGGCACCCCGCAGCGCGAGACCGGTCTCAAGCAGCTCATCGACCGGATCGTGAAGACGTACACGAAGGCCGGCGAGGACTACGGCTACTTCGCCTCGCCCGCCGACGCCGAGATCTTCGAGCACGAGCTGGCCTACGCCCTCCTGCACCAGATCTTCAGCTTCAACTCGCCGGTCTGGTTCAACGTCGGCACGCCCCAGCCCCAGCAGGTCTCCGCCTGCTTCATCCTGTCCGTCGACGACTCCATGGAGTCCATCCTCGACTGGTACAAGGAAGAGGGCATGATCTTCAAGGGCGGCTCCGGCGCCGGCCTGAACCTCTCCCGCATCCGCTCCTCCAAGGAGCTGCTCTCCTCCGGCGGCAACGCCTCCGGCCCGGTCTCCTTCATGCGCGGCGCCGACGCCTCCGCGGGAACGATCAAGTCGGGCGGCGCCACCCGTCGCGCGGCCAAGATGGTCATCCTCGACGTCGACCACCCCGACATCGAGGACTTCATCGAGACCAAGGTCAAGGAGGAGGAGAAGATCCGCGCCCTCCGCGACGCGGGCTTCGACATGGACCTGGGCGGCGACGACATCACGTCCGTCCAGTACCAGAACGCCAACAACTCCGTCCGCGTGAACGACGAGTTCATGAAGGCCGTCGAGTCCGGCGGGAAGTTCGGCCTGCGCGCCCGCATGACCGGCGAGGTCATCGAGGAGGTCGAAGCCAAGGCGCTCTTCCGCAAGATGGCCGAGGCCGCGTGGGCCTGCGCCGACCCGGGCATCCAGTACGACGACACGATCAACCACTGGCACACCTGCCCCGAGTCCGGCCGCATCAACGGCTCGAACCCGTGCAGCGAGTACATGCACCTGGACAACACGTCCTGCAACCTCGCCTCGCTGAACCTGATGAAGTTCCTCAAGGACGACGGCAAGGGCAACCAGTCCTTCGAGGTCGAGCGCTTCGCCAAGGTCGTCGAGCTCGTCATCACCGCGATGGACATCTCCATCTGCTTCGCCGACTTCCCCACCCAGAAGATCGGCGAGAACACCCGCGCCTACCGCCAGCTCGGCATCGGCTACGCCAACCTCGGCGCCCTGCTGATGGCCACCGGCCACGCGTACGACTCCGACGGCGGCCGCGCCCTCGCCGGTGCCATCACCTCCCTGATGACCGGCACCTCGTACAAGCGCTCCGCCGAACTCGCCGCGGTCGTCGGCCCGTACGACGGCTACGCCCTCAACGCCGAGCCGCACCAGCGCGTCATGCGGCAGCACGCCGACGAGAACACCAAGGCCGTCCGCATGGACGACCTGGACTCGCCGATCTGGGCCGCCGCCACGGAGGCCTGGCAGGACGTCATCCGCCTCGGTGCCAAGAACGGCTTCCGCAACGCCCAGGCCTCGGTCATCGCCCCCACCGGCACCATCGGTCTGGCGATGTCCTGCGACACCACCGGCCTCGAGCCCGACCTCGCCCTGGTCAAGTTCAAGAAGCTCGTCGGCGGCGGCTCGATGCAGATCGTCAACGGCACCGTCCCGCAGGCCCTGCGCCGCCTGGGCTACCAGGAGGAGCAGATCGAGGCGATCGTCGCCCACATCGCCGAGCACGGCAATGTGATCGACGCCCCCGGCCTGAAGACCGAGCACTACGAGGTCTTCGACTGCGCCATGGGCGAGCGCTCCATCTCCGCGATGGGCCACGTCCGCATGATGGCCGCCATCCAGCCGTGGATCTCGGGCGCCCTCTCCAAGACCGTGAACCTGCCGGAGACGGCCACGGTCGAGGACGTCGAGGAGGTCTACTTCGAGGCCTGGAAGATGGGCGTCAAGGCGCTCGCGATCTACCGCGACAACTGCAAGGTCGGCCAGCCGCTCTCCGCCAAGAAGAAGGAGGACGAGAAGGCCCAGGTCACCGCGAAGTCCGAGGCGACGATCCGCGAGGCCGTCGAGAAGGTCGTCGAGTACCGCCCGGTCCGCAAGCGCCTCCCGAAGGGCCGCCCGGGGATCACCACCTCCTTCACCGTCGGTGGCGCCGAGGGCTACATGACCGCCAACTCCTACCCGGACGACGGTCTCGGCGAGGTCTTCCTGAAGATGTCCAAGCAGGGCTCCACCCTCGCCGGCATGATGGACGCCTTCTCCATCGCCGTCTCCGTCGGCCTGCAGTACGGCGTCCCGCTCGAGACCTACGTCTCGAAGTTCACCAACATGCGCTTCGAGCCGGCCGGCATGACGGACGACCCGGACGTGCGGATGGCGCAGTCGATCGTCGACTACATCTTCCGTCGCCTGGCGCTGGACTTCCTGCCCTTCGAGACCCGCTCCGCCCTCGGCATCCACTCGGCCGAGGAGCGTCAGCGCCACCTGGACACCGGCTCGTACGAGCAGCCCGATGACGAGGACGTCGACGTCGAGGCCCTCGCCCAGTCCGCGCCCCGCGCCCAGGAGCTGAAGGCCGTCGCCGCCCCGGCCCCGGTGGTCAAGGCCGAGGTCCCGGCCCCGAAGCAGGCGCACACCTCGGCGGAGCTCGTCGAGATGCAGCTCGGCATCAGCGCCGACGCCCCGCTCTGCTTCTCCTGCGGCACGAAGATGCAGCGCGCCGGCTCCTGCTACATCTGCGAGGGCTGCGGCTCGACCAGCGGCTGCAGCTGA
- the lexA gene encoding transcriptional repressor LexA, which translates to MTTTADSATITAQDRSQGRLEPMHAMNDVNMSGEEPGRPARALPGRPPGIRADSSGLTDRQRRVIEVIRDSVQRRGYPPSMREIGQAVGLSSTSSVAHQLMALERKGFLRRDPHRPRAYEVRGSDQPSTQPTDTTGKPAASYVPLVGRIAAGGPILAEESVEDVFPLPRQLVGDGELFVLKVVGDSMIEAAICDGDWVTVRRQPVAENGDIVAAMLDGEATVKRFKREDGHVWLLPHNAAYQPIPGDEATILGKVVAVLRRV; encoded by the coding sequence GTGACCACCACCGCAGACAGTGCCACCATCACCGCCCAGGACCGCTCCCAGGGCCGACTCGAGCCGATGCACGCCATGAATGATGTGAACATGAGCGGCGAGGAGCCAGGGCGCCCCGCCCGCGCCCTCCCCGGGCGACCTCCAGGCATCCGCGCCGACAGCTCCGGACTCACCGACCGGCAGCGCAGGGTCATCGAAGTCATCCGTGACTCGGTCCAGCGGCGCGGCTACCCGCCGTCGATGCGGGAGATCGGGCAGGCGGTCGGCCTCTCCAGCACCTCCTCGGTGGCACACCAGCTCATGGCGCTGGAGCGCAAGGGCTTCCTCCGTCGCGACCCCCACCGGCCCCGTGCCTACGAGGTCCGCGGCTCCGACCAGCCGAGCACCCAGCCGACGGACACCACCGGCAAGCCGGCCGCGTCGTACGTCCCGCTGGTCGGCCGCATCGCGGCCGGTGGCCCCATCCTGGCCGAGGAGTCCGTCGAGGACGTCTTCCCCCTCCCCCGCCAACTGGTCGGCGACGGCGAGCTGTTCGTCCTGAAGGTCGTCGGCGACTCGATGATCGAGGCCGCCATCTGCGACGGCGACTGGGTCACCGTCCGCCGTCAGCCCGTCGCGGAGAACGGCGACATCGTCGCCGCGATGCTCGACGGCGAGGCCACCGTCAAGCGCTTCAAGCGCGAGGACGGCCACGTCTGGCTGCTCCCGCACAACGCGGCGTACCAGCCCATCCCCGGCGACGAGGCCACCATCCTCGGCAAGGTCGTGGCGGTGCTGCGGCGGGTGTGA